A window of Citrus sinensis cultivar Valencia sweet orange chromosome 7, DVS_A1.0, whole genome shotgun sequence contains these coding sequences:
- the LOC102615442 gene encoding disease resistance protein RGA2-like — protein MSFIGEAVLTVSVELLIEKLASEGLELFTRHEKLRADFIEWKGMLEMIQAVLADAEDRQTKDKAVKKWLDNLQNLAYDAEDVLDELETEALRRELLLQEPPAPYQPSTSTNGKSGINVGQRLPTTSLVNEAEVYGREKDKEAIVELLLRDDSRADDGFSVISIKGLGGVGKTTLAQLVYQDERVQRHFQIKSWTCVFEDFDVFRVSKLILNSIASDQCTDKDDLNLLQEKLKKQLSGKKFLVVLDDVWNENYNSWRALSCPFGAGAFGSKIVVTHRNQGVAETMRAVSTKTLKELSDDDCLRVLIQHSLGARDFNIPQSLKEVAEKIVKKCKGLPLAAKTLGGLLRGKDDLNDWEFLLNANIWDLQEDKCDIVPALRVSYHFLPPQLKQCFAYFSLFPKDYDFQEEEIILLWTAEGFLDQEYNGRKMEDLGREFVRELHSRSLVQQSSKNASRFVMHDLINDLSRWAAGELYFRIEDTLAGENRQKFSQSLRHFSYIHGEYDGEKRLKSVSDVERLRTFLPVNLSDYRRNYLAWSVLQRLLNLPRLRVFSLHGYHISKLPNEIGNLKHLRFLNLSRTNIQILPESINSLYNLHTILLEDCRRLKKLCKNMGNLMKLHHLRNPNVHSLEEMPKGFGKLTCLLTLSRFVVGKDSGSGLRELKSLMHLQGTLQISKLENVKDVGDASEAQLNTKVNLKALLLEWRDWNRVNQRRGNLSDVMELDFKIEIRVLDMLKPHQKLEELTIAGYGGTKFPTWLGDSSFSKLMLLRFEGCGMCTSLPSVGQLPLLKHLEISRMDTVKSVGPEFYGNSCSVPFPSLETLCFKDMQEWEEWIPCGSGREGFPKLRMLSLVRCSKLQGSLPERLTLLETLAIKSCEQLLVTIHCLPALRELQMDGCKRVVFSSPIDLSSLKSVVLRRMPGLFEKGLPKLANLKIGYGREQTYLWQRWQSETQLLQDISSLKRLQISGCPQIFSLVTEEVHDQQQPELQCRLELSHCEDLTKLPQALLTLTALREMRIDGCASLVSFSQASLPSQLRKLIISSCGVVESLPEAWRHNSDSPLQILNIRLCGSLVSFPEVALPSQLRAVRFIECKALESLPEAWMQNSNTSLESLKFKRCDSLTYIARIQLSPSLKRLIIKRCPNLRTLTLKQDIRRSSSGSTSLTPFSSENELPDTLEHLEVTHCSNLAFLSWNGNLPRALKYLYVKDCSKLESLADRLDNTSLEEITISCLENLKSLPDGLHNLHHLQRIWIFGCPNFESFPEGGLPSTKLTRLTIWNCKNLKALPNCMHNLTSLLHLEIRECPSLVSFPEDGFPTNLQSLVVDDLKISKPLFEWGLDRLASLRELRIRGGCPDLVLSPRFPASLIQLGISDMPNLKRLSSIGENLTPLETLDLNNCPKLKYFSKQGLPKSLLRLDIDDCPLMEKRCRNDKRKYWPMIKRVPYVSINDRLLF, from the exons atgtcattcaTCGGTGAGGCTGTGCTTACTGTGTCAGTTGAGTTGCTGATCGAAAAGCTGGCTTCAGAGGGACTTGAACTGTTCACACGGCATGAGAAGTTGAGGGCTGATTTCATCGAGTGGAAGGGAATGTTGGAGATGATTCAGGCAGTGCTTGCTGATGCTGAGGATAGGCAGACAAAGGACAAGGCTGTGAAGAAATGGCTCGACAATCTTCAGAACTTGGCTTATGATGCTGAAGACGTGTTGGATGAGCTCGAAACTGAAGCTCTGCGGAGGGAGTTGCTGCTTCAAGAACCACCTGCTCCTTATCAACCCAGTACTAGCACGA ATGGGAAGTCTGGAATAAATGTCGGGCAAAGATTACCCACAACATCTTTGGTGAACGAAGCCGAAGTTTATGGCAGGGAAAAAGATAAGGAGGCAATTGTTGAGTTGTTGTTGAGGGATGATTCAAGAGCTGATGATGGATTCTCTGTTATTTCTATTAAGGGGTTGGGCGGCGTTGGGAAGACAACTCTTGCTCAGCTTGTCTATCAAGATGAACGAGTGCAACGTCATTTTCAGATCAAATCGTGGACTTGTGTCTTTGAGGATTTCGATGTTTTTAGGGTTTCAAAATTGATCCTAAATTCCATTGCTAGTGATCAGTGTACGGACAAAGATGATTTAAATTTGCTCCAAGagaaactgaagaagcaaTTATCTGGTAAGAAATTTTTGGTCGTTTTGGATGATGTGTggaacgaaaattacaattcttGGAGAGCCCTGAGCTGTCCATTTGGTGCTGGTGCATTCGGAAGTAAGATTGTCGTCACACATCGCAATCAGGGTGTTGCAGAAACAATGAGAGCTGTTTCAACAAAAACATTGAAAGAGTTGTCGGACGATGATTGTTTGCGTGTGCTCATTCAACACTCCTTAGGGGCTCGGGATTTCAACATTCCTCAATCCTTGAAGGAAGTTGCAGAGAAGATAGTGAAGAAGTGCAAAGGATTGCCTTTGGCTGCGAAAACTCTTGGCGGCCTTTTACGAGGCAAAGATGACTTGAATGACTGGGAATTTCTGCTCAATGCTAACATATGGGATTTACAAGAGGACAAATGTGATATTGTACCAGCCCTAAGAGTGAGCTACCATTTTCTTCCTCCACAGTTGAAACAGTGCTTCGCATACTTCTCATTGTTTCCCAAAGATTATGATTTTCAGGAAGAggagataattttattgtggACGGCTGAAGGTTTCTTGGATCAAGAATACAATGGAAGGAAAATGGAAGATTTGGGCCGCGAGTTCGTTCGGGAGTTACATTCAAGGTCATTAGTTCAACAGTCAAGTAAAAATGCATCCCGGTTTGTGATGCATGATCTAATCAACGACCTTTCTCGGTGGGCTGCAGGGGAGCTATACTTCAGAATAGAGGATACATTAGCAGGTGAAAACCGACAAAAGTTTTCTCAAAGTCTTCGTCATTTTTCGTACATTCATGGAGAATATGATGGCGAAAAGAGGTTGAAGTCCGTCTCTGATGTGGAGCGTTTGCGAACCTTTTTGCCAGTAAATTTGTCAGATTACAGGCGCAATTATTTGGCTTGGAGTGTTCTTCAGAGGCTGTTGAATCTCCCACGCCTAAGGGTCTTTTCATTGCATGGGTATCACATCTCCAAGCtaccaaatgaaattggaaatttgaaGCATTTACGCTTTCTAAACTTGTCAAGAACTAATATTCAGATTTTACCAGAGTCAATTAACTCACTGTACAACttgcatacaattttattGGAAGACTGTCGTCGGCTCAAGAAGTTGTGTAAAAACATGGGAAACCTAATGAAATTGCATCATCTAAGAAATCCTAATGTTCATTCATTGGAAGAAATGCCGAAGGGATTCGGTAAATTGACTTGTCTCTTGACGTTGAGTAGATTTGTTGTGGGAAAAGACAGTGGTTCTGGGCTGCGAGAGTTAAAGTCTTTGATGCATCTTCAGGGGACGCTGCAAATTTCAAAGTTGGAGAATGTGAAAGACGTTGGCGATGCCAGTGAGGCTCAGTTAAACACCAAGGTGAATCTTAAAGCTTTATTGCTTGAATGGCGTGATTGGAACCGTGTCAACCAAAGACGGGGTAACCTTAGTGATGTGATGGAGCTGGactttaaaattgaaattcgAGTGCTTGACATGCTAAAACCTCATCAAAAGCTAGAGGAGCTCACCATCGCAGGCTATGGTGGTACAAAATTTCCAACTTGGTTAGGAGATTCCTCATTCTCAAAATTGATGCTCCTAAGATTTGAAGGTTGCGGCATGTGTACATCCTTGCCATCAGTTGGGCAACTACCACTTTTAAAGCATCTTGAGATAAGTAGAATGGATACAGTAAAGAGCGTGGGTCCAGAATTTTATGGGAACAGTTGCTCAGTGCCATTTCCGTCACTGGAGACTCTGTGTTTTAAGGATATGCAGGAATGGGAAGAGTGGATTCCTTGTGGATCTGGTCGAGAAGGGTTTCCAAAGCTACGAATGCTTTCTCTTGTAAGATGTTCTAAACTGCAAGGATCATTGCCCGAACGTCTTACTTTACTGGAGACGCTGGCCATCAAAAGTTGTGAACAGTTGCTTGTGACAATTCATTGTCTTCCAGCTCTCAGAGAATTACAAATGGATGGATGTAAAAGGGTGGTGTTCAGCAGCCCAATCGACCTCAGTTCATTGAAATCAGTGGTTTTAAGGCGTATGCCAGGTCTGTTTGAGAAAGGGCTACCTAAATTGGCAAATTTAAAGATTGGTTATGGTCGAGAGCAAACATATTTATGGCAGAGATGGCAGAGTGAAACTCAGTTACTGCAAGATATTAGCTCCCTTAAACGGTTGCAGATTTCAGGTTGTCCCCAGATTTTTTCCTTGGTCACAGAGGAAGTACATGACCAACAACAGCCAGAGTTGCAGTGCAGGCTGGAATTGAGTCATTGTGAAGACCTTACAAAGCTACCACAAGCATTGCTCACCCTCACTGCCCTTAGAGAGATGCGGATAGATGGCTGCGCTTCACTTGTTTCCTTTTCTCAGGCTTCTCTGCCTTCCCAGTTGCGAAAACTTATAATCTCAAGTTGCGGTGTAGTTGAATCCTTACCTGAGGCATGGAGGCACAACTCCGACTCACCTCTTCAGATTTTGAATATTCGATTGTGTGGTTCACTTGTTTCATTTCCAGAGGTTGCTCTGCCTTCCCAGTTGAGAGCAGTTAGATTTATAGAATGCAAAGCTCTGGAATCCTTACCTGAGGCATGGATGCAAAATAGCAATACATCTCttgaaagtttgaaatttaaaagatgTGATTCTTTGACATATATTGCCAGAATCCAGCTATCCCCGAGCCTAAAGCGGCTGATTATCAAACGGTGTCCTAATTTAAGGACTTTGACCCTCAAACAGGACATCCGCCGTAGCAGCAGTGGGTCCACCTCCCTCACACCCTTTTCTTCAGAAAACGAGTTACCTGACACTCTGGAGCACCTTGAGGTCACTCATTGCTCGAATCTTGCTTTCTTGTCATGGAATGGAAATCTACCTCGGGCTCTTAAGTACCTTTATGTCAAAGACTGCTCAAAGCTAGAGTCATTAGCAGACAGGTTGGACAACACATCCCTTGAAGAAATCACTATTTCATGTTTGGAAAATCTAAAATCATTACCTGACGGTTTGCATAATCTCCACCATCTTCAAAGGATTTGGATATTTGGATGCCCAAATTTTGAGTCATTTCCCGAAGGAGGATTGCCTTCTACGAAACTGACTCGGCTCACGATCTGGAACTGCAAGAATTTGAAGGCCTTACCCAACTGCATGCACAATCTCACCTCTCTTCTGCATTTAGAAATAAGAGAGTGTCCTAGCTTGGTATCTTTCCCAGAGGATGGTTTTCCCACCAACCTTCAATCACTTGTGGTTGATGATCTGAAGATATCAAAGCCATTGTTCGAGTGGGGATTGGACAGATTGGCCTCTCTCAGGGAATTACGAATTAGAGGAGGATGCCCAGACCTGGTGTTATCTCCCCGGTTTCCTGCCTCTCTAATCCAACTGGGAATTTCAGATATGCCAAATCTGAAACGCCTATCCTCAATTGGTGAAAACCTCACTCCATTGGAAACTCTGGATCTCAATAATTGTCCGAAGCTCAAATACTTTTCAAAGCAGGGTCTGCCCAAATCACTTTTGCGACTAGACATCGATGATTGCCCGTTGATGGAAAAAAGGTGcagaaatgataaaagaaaatattggcCCATGATTAAACGCGTACCTTATGTCAGTATTAATGACAGATTGCTTTTTTGA
- the LOC102617886 gene encoding chitinase 2-like encodes MIKLQQFFLFPAVIALLYGQICYCDKLMMECIGATGIPVKFDSVPIKDGIDFHFILSFAIDVDPSGNYQNGKFSPYWAETLTPDSVAAVKARHPNVKALASLSGWSLGSKVLHWYNPRNPQIWISNAFSSLKSIIQEYHLDGIDIDYEKFPMRNASTPSFAYCIGELITQLKNQSIISVATIAPFYSTALPYIKLYKDYGHVVDYVNYQFYTDKVRSPRGYLEAFKLRVEQFGREKMVPSYEVNGRGIQGQAFFDALRLLQANGFEVNGVMIFSADASASNNYLYESESQDFLLNSTDVA; translated from the exons atgatcaagCTTCAgcaattttttctatttcctGCAGTAATCGCTCTCTTATATGGACAAATCTGTT ATTGTGACAAGCTGATGATGGAATGCATAGGAGCTACAGGGATTCCCGTAAAATTTGATTCAGTGCCAATCAAAGATGGTATTGATTTCCATTTCATTCTTAGTTTTGCCATTGATGTAGACCCTTCGGGCAACTACCAAAATGGCAAATTCTCACCATACTGGGCCGAAACCCTAACCCCGGACTCGGTTGCGGCCGTCAAAGCTCGCCACCCCAACGTCAAAGCCCTCGCCAGCCTCTCCGGCTGGAGTTTAGGCTCAAAAGTCCTCCACTG GTACAATCCAAGAAACCCTCAAATTTGGATTTCAAATGCATTCTCATCTCTAAAATCCATAATACAAGAATACCATCTTGATGGCATAGACATAGACTATGAAAAATTCCCAATGCGCAACGCTTCAACTCCATCTTTTGCTTATTGCATTGGCGAGCTCATCACTCAATTGAAGAACCAAAGTATTATTTCTGTGGCCACCATTGCTCCATTTTACAGCACAGCACTGCCCTACATCAAGCTCTACAAAGATTACGGCCATGTTGTCGACTACGTTAATTATCAGTTCTATACTGATAAAGTGAGAAGCCCTAGAGGGTATTTGGAAGCGTTTAAGCTTCGAGTAGAGCAATTTGGTAGAGAAAAAATGGTTCCAAGTTATGAAGTGAACGGTAGGGGGATTCAAGGGCAAGCATTTTTTGACGCTTTGAGGTTGCTGCAGGCAAATGGGTTTGAAGTTAATGGGGTCATGATATTTTCAGCTGATGCTTCTGCCTCTAATAACTATTTATATGAGAGTGAATCACAGGATTTCTTGCTCAATTCTACTGATGTGGCTTGA
- the LOC107175540 gene encoding pectinesterase-like: MNIIKLIVSAFSATLIVSSIIVVLVAVTTKHDDNVNWEAKKSPLRKAVNQLCAPTSFTDLCIETLNRANTSDPKELIKAMIIRSHEAIAKLHELADSMAKELANVNDTYDQRSDLGDCMEMLQLCMVDLQKTVDIIEANQLDTLSYQADEIMPKLNAVITFQKACLAGFKRKSRPQKENLTGPMQESRQLGSIALTTIYELPRHLHYFNMEERILPPGFLKPFQTGEVYKFPPWFSTANRELLAIPKEMLTPSAVVAQDGTGQFYTIGSALHSYPDDIKEGMIYAIYVKAGLYEEQVTIKYYHRNVFIYGDGNTKTFVVLHQPILERIGRSIENSATVSVMAEGFMAREIGIISNFGPDARRANALYVRADKAVFVDCRIDGYQRTLVAQAYRQFYLNCIISGTRDFITGDATAIIQNSWILVRRPNRTTRNIVTAHARDLKSQTTAFVLQKCVLLADKALWEDRYKFRTYLGRPLGPYATTVFIENNLGDFIDPEGYLPWDNGTHMLFQGFRFLEYNNNGPSANTTNRVKWSGVKEIDKNEALAFTVSTLLDPRDQWMVHMDIGYPYNVTIP; this comes from the exons atgaatataatcaAATTGATTGTGTCAGCATTTTCTGCCACGCTTATTGTGAGTTCCATCATCGTAGTCCTTGTTGCTGTTACCACTAAGCACGATGACAATGTCAACTGGGAAGCGAAAAAATCACCATTAAGGAAGGCAGTGAACCAATTATGCGCACCAACGAGCTTCACGGATCTATGCATTGAAACCCTAAACAGAGCAAATACATCTGACCCGAAGGAGCTTATTAAGGCCATGATCATAAGGTCCCACGAAGCCATTGCGAAATTGCATGAGTTAGCTGATTCAATGGCCAAAGAGTTAGCCAATGTGAACGACACGTATGATCAGAGGAGTGACTTGGGTGATTGCATGGAAATGCTGCAACTGTGTATGGTTGATCTTCAGAAAACTGTGGACATTATCGAAGCGAACCAATTGGACACCTTAAGTTATCAAGCTGATGAGATCATGCCTAAGTTGAACGCAGTTATCACATTCCAAAAAGCATGCCTTGCTGGGTTCAAGAGGAAATCTAGACCCCAAAAGGAAAACCTAACGGGGCCTATGCAGGAATCACGACAACTCGGTAGCATTGCTTTGACTACAATATATGAATTGCCACGGCAccttcattattttaatatggaGGAACGAATACTACCACCTGGTTTTCTCAAGCCATTTCAAACAGGAGAAGTATATAAGTTTCCTCCCTGGTTCTCAACGGCCAACCGTGAGCTTCTGGCTATTCCCAAAGAGATGTTGACACCTAGCGCTGTTGTGGCTCAAGATGGTACTGGACAATTCTATACAATCGGTTCAGCTCTTCATTCCTATCCAGACGACATAAAAGAAGGGATGATATACGCCATTTACGTTAAGGCTGGACTTTATGAAGAACAAGTTACTATAAAATACTATCATAGGAATGTGTTCATTTACGGTGACGGAAATACCAAGACCTTTGTTGTCCTTCACCAGCCAATCCTTGAACGCATCGGCCGTAGCATCGAGAATAGTGCCACAGTTT CGGTCATGGCCGAAGGGTTTATGGCTAGGGAAATAGGAATCATTTCCAACTTTGGGCCTGATGCAAGAAGGGCTAACGCTCTCTATGTCCGAGCTGACAAAGCAGTATTCGTCGACTGTAGGATAGATGGATACCAGAGGACTTTGGTTGCACAAGCTTACCGTCAGTTTTAccttaattgtattatttctgGAACAAGAGATTTCATCACCGGCGATGCCACGGCCATCATTCAAAACTCCTGGATTCTCGTGAGGAGGCCTAACAGAACAACTCGTAATATTGTGACTGCTCATGCCAGGGACTTAAAGAGCCAGACAACTGCATTCGTCCTTCAAAAATGTGTACTACTTGCAGATAAGGCGCTATGGGAAGATAGATATAAGTTCAGAACATACTTGGGCAGACCACTGGGGCCATACGCCACCACTGTTTTCATAGAAAACAATTTAGGTGATTTTATTGATCCAGAGGGATATTTGCCATGGGACAACGGCACTCATATGCTTTTTCAAGGTTTTAGATTCCTTGAGTACAACAATAATGGCCCCAGTGCCAACACCACGAATAGGGTGAAGTGGAGTGGTGTTAAGGAGATTGACAAGAATGAAGCTCTAGCATTCACTGTTTCTACATTGCTTGATCCGAGAGATCAATGGATGGTACACATGGACATTGGATATCCATACAATGTCACAATCCCGTGA